The following coding sequences lie in one Spinacia oleracea cultivar Varoflay chromosome 1, BTI_SOV_V1, whole genome shotgun sequence genomic window:
- the LOC110784461 gene encoding transcription factor MYB124 isoform X1: MTTPTLQKKQQIHEDNDVSTTTSSKPKERRIVTWTQEEDDILREQISIHGTENWTIIASKFKDKTTRQCRRRWYTYLNSDFKKGGWSPEEDMLLCEAQKIFGNRWTEIAKVVSGRTDNAVKNRFSTLCKKKAKREALAKENTNAYINVNNKRILIDSNGFHSQAIASPLKKFRREHIPNPAVSLRSGNMLLKECVSSRQHPRPPFAVLAQNVDKSLVSATKDSLINVTGDKKLDGTFLRKDDPKVAALVQQAELLSSLAVKVNMDNTEQSLENAWKVLQNFFGKSKENEEFKYKIADTDMQLDDFKALVESLRSSSDDIPLSQRQHDVYESPSSSEYSTGSTNLSACDQGELSQGEISTMHEDIRAASQSVQIADDGCVDMPENKFLSCATADQDFNSPLQVTPLFRTLASTIPSPQFSESERHFLLRTLGIESPTQNTITNSMQPPPCRKALLQGL, from the exons ATGACAACACCAACGTTGCAGAAGAAGCAGCAAATTCATGAAGATAATGATGTTTCAACAACTACTTCTTCTAAGCCTAAAGAGCGCCGTATTGTCACTTGGACTCAAGag GAGGATGATATATTAAGGGAGCAAATAAGCATACATGGAACTGAAAA TTGGACGATTATTGCATCCAAATTTAAGGATAAAACGACGAGACAGTGTAGACGAAG GTGGTACACATATCTGAATTCTGATTTCAAAAAAGGGGGTTGGTCACCAGAAGAAGATATGTTGTTATGTGAG GCACAGAAGATATTTGGCAATAGATGGACTGAAATTGCCAAGGTGGTCTCTGGGAG AACGGATAATGCTGTGAAGAATCGATTCTCCACCTTGTGCAAGAAGAAAGCGAAACGTGAAGCTTTGGCTAAGGAGAACACCAATGCATATATCAATGTGAACAACAAAAGGATTTTGATTGATAGTAATGGGTTTCATTCGCAAGCGATTGCATCACCACTTAAAAAGTTTAG GAGGGAGCATATTCCAAATCCGGCAGTAAGTTTGAGGTCTGGAAACATGTTGCTCAAGGAATGTGTTTCATCAAGGCAGCACCCAAGACCCCCATTTGCAGTATTGGCTCAAAATGTTGATAAATCACTAGTGTCCGCAACTAAGGACTCTTTGATCAATG TGACAGGTGACAAGAAATTGGATGGAACATTTCTTCGAAAGGATGATCCAAAGGTAGCTGCTTTGGTGCAACAAGCGGAGCTACTTAGCTCTCTCGCAGTTAAAGTAAACATGGATAACACAGAGCAAAGTCTTGAGAATGCTTGGAAA GTACTACAAAATTTCTTTGGCAAAAGCAAAGAGAACGAGGAGTTTAAGTACAAAATAGCGGATACAGATATGCAACTTGATGATTTCAAAGCCTTGGTGGAGAGTTTGAGAAGTAGCAGTGATGACATTCCATTATCGCAGAG GCAGCATGATGTGTACGAGTCACCAAGCAGCTCCGAGTACAGTACAGGATCAACTAACTTGTCCGCTTGTGATCAAGGGGAACTATCTCAGGGAGAGATATCGACAATGCACGAGGATATCAGAGCAGCATCACAGTCAGTACAAATAGCAGATGATGGTTGTGTTGACATGCCAGAAAATAAGTTCCTCTCCTGTGCAACAGCAGATCAAG ATTTTAATTCCCCTCTTCAAGTAACTCCTCTGTTCAGAACTCTAGCATCTACAATACCGAGCCCACAATTTTCAGAAAGT GAGAGGCACTTTCTACTGAGAACACTTGGAATTGAGTCTCCTACTCAGAACACGATCACCAATTCCATGCAACCTCCACCTTGCAGAAAGGCACTTCTCCAAGGGCTTTGA
- the LOC110784461 gene encoding transcription factor MYB124 isoform X2, producing the protein MTTPTLQKKQQIHEDNDVSTTTSSKPKERRIVTWTQEEDDILREQISIHGTENWTIIASKFKDKTTRQCRRRWYTYLNSDFKKGGWSPEEDMLLCEAQKIFGNRWTEIAKVVSGRTDNAVKNRFSTLCKKKAKREALAKENTNAYINVNNKRILIDSNGFHSQAIASPLKKFRREHIPNPAVSLRSGNMLLKECVSSRQHPRPPFAVLAQNVDKSLVSATKDSLINGDKKLDGTFLRKDDPKVAALVQQAELLSSLAVKVNMDNTEQSLENAWKVLQNFFGKSKENEEFKYKIADTDMQLDDFKALVESLRSSSDDIPLSQRQHDVYESPSSSEYSTGSTNLSACDQGELSQGEISTMHEDIRAASQSVQIADDGCVDMPENKFLSCATADQDFNSPLQVTPLFRTLASTIPSPQFSESERHFLLRTLGIESPTQNTITNSMQPPPCRKALLQGL; encoded by the exons ATGACAACACCAACGTTGCAGAAGAAGCAGCAAATTCATGAAGATAATGATGTTTCAACAACTACTTCTTCTAAGCCTAAAGAGCGCCGTATTGTCACTTGGACTCAAGag GAGGATGATATATTAAGGGAGCAAATAAGCATACATGGAACTGAAAA TTGGACGATTATTGCATCCAAATTTAAGGATAAAACGACGAGACAGTGTAGACGAAG GTGGTACACATATCTGAATTCTGATTTCAAAAAAGGGGGTTGGTCACCAGAAGAAGATATGTTGTTATGTGAG GCACAGAAGATATTTGGCAATAGATGGACTGAAATTGCCAAGGTGGTCTCTGGGAG AACGGATAATGCTGTGAAGAATCGATTCTCCACCTTGTGCAAGAAGAAAGCGAAACGTGAAGCTTTGGCTAAGGAGAACACCAATGCATATATCAATGTGAACAACAAAAGGATTTTGATTGATAGTAATGGGTTTCATTCGCAAGCGATTGCATCACCACTTAAAAAGTTTAG GAGGGAGCATATTCCAAATCCGGCAGTAAGTTTGAGGTCTGGAAACATGTTGCTCAAGGAATGTGTTTCATCAAGGCAGCACCCAAGACCCCCATTTGCAGTATTGGCTCAAAATGTTGATAAATCACTAGTGTCCGCAACTAAGGACTCTTTGATCAATG GTGACAAGAAATTGGATGGAACATTTCTTCGAAAGGATGATCCAAAGGTAGCTGCTTTGGTGCAACAAGCGGAGCTACTTAGCTCTCTCGCAGTTAAAGTAAACATGGATAACACAGAGCAAAGTCTTGAGAATGCTTGGAAA GTACTACAAAATTTCTTTGGCAAAAGCAAAGAGAACGAGGAGTTTAAGTACAAAATAGCGGATACAGATATGCAACTTGATGATTTCAAAGCCTTGGTGGAGAGTTTGAGAAGTAGCAGTGATGACATTCCATTATCGCAGAG GCAGCATGATGTGTACGAGTCACCAAGCAGCTCCGAGTACAGTACAGGATCAACTAACTTGTCCGCTTGTGATCAAGGGGAACTATCTCAGGGAGAGATATCGACAATGCACGAGGATATCAGAGCAGCATCACAGTCAGTACAAATAGCAGATGATGGTTGTGTTGACATGCCAGAAAATAAGTTCCTCTCCTGTGCAACAGCAGATCAAG ATTTTAATTCCCCTCTTCAAGTAACTCCTCTGTTCAGAACTCTAGCATCTACAATACCGAGCCCACAATTTTCAGAAAGT GAGAGGCACTTTCTACTGAGAACACTTGGAATTGAGTCTCCTACTCAGAACACGATCACCAATTCCATGCAACCTCCACCTTGCAGAAAGGCACTTCTCCAAGGGCTTTGA